One part of the Kryptolebias marmoratus isolate JLee-2015 linkage group LG13, ASM164957v2, whole genome shotgun sequence genome encodes these proteins:
- the si:dkey-175g6.2 gene encoding protein Ycf2 has protein sequence MTCHHAPSTAHLILLVLLIVTPQLAAAAPVQGEQGAGGVEGRTRTDHKEDSLGPFLLPPPQSLPDHDNASPDRGRGLGQDIQLDKVRDPGQVLAVLLESLDHPGDGEIFGSRNRDWEEDQRQKLPSAEGVEGGEIRRAEQTEGDGGMEEDKEGQEADKAIEKVILGHLAAVQGDEIKEKEEEEDKTTRSEEDEKWPMNDVGRVSEKGRQNEEEKQGVEDDSENVLDKGRAGFTSQEDDPSLERKIRGYFQNIDLGLQDNEILPPLKGYKAYNTQLARAGKKQHWQDNMSRNRPVKGGNFMDDFEDEGEELEEEVEAEEESLSHMEEEVRARAEKQEVLRQQEEAERAREEEQRLADIASDMLLQYMGRKQQSYMKPRQKSSNTAEDKRSEEVLPDKDDLDQQMIDRLIEISSKLHLPADDVIEIISDVEEKKKKRKELQQQPISSNPVTPRFRPLVPPPLAAPPIYHYTASKNPKKAPYKYNKSNKKWHKDKVKSYKQDYWYKPQKQLDYWYKPQKQFLAFPSYPYYQKPYRAYYPVYFPYPKPQYYGKPPPSRDQPFSPQELDLQAPRRRHRGGGKNRGQGWRQQPPPRLPLTPYISNYILPHPRTYQPLPPPKPVITPRRGRRPPYFYPQATQGDDYEEDGLVPQLDSEEELENFIERIYMKRRMY, from the coding sequence ATGACCTGTCATCATGCTCCTTCCACAGCCCACCTCATCCTATTGGTCCTGCTTATTGTCACTCCACAGTTAGCTGCTGCCGCCCCTGTGCAGGGTGAGCAAGGGGCGGGAGGGGTGGAGGGGCGCACCCGGACAGACCATAAAGAGGACAGTCTTGGTCCCTTTCTCTTGCCTCCGCCCCAGAGTCTGCCCGACCATGACAACGCGTCGCCAGACCGGGGTCGGGGCCTGGGCCAAGATATCCAATTAGATAAAGTGAGGGACCCTGGGCAGGTGCTCGCTGTTCTTTTGGAGTCCCTGGACCACCCAGGGGATGGCGAAATCTTTGGGAGCAGAAACAGGGACTGGGAGGAGGATCAGAGGCAGAAGCTGCCCTCCGCTGAAGGCGTGGAGGGTGGTGAGATAAGGAGAGCAGAGCAGACAGAGGGAGACGGGGGGATGGAGGAGGACAAGGAGGGGCAAGAGGCTGATAAGGCTATTGAAAAGGTAATTCTAGGCCATTTGGCAGCTGTTCAGGGGGatgaaatcaaagaaaaagaggaagaggaggataaAACGACAAGGTCAGAGGAAGATGAAAAGTGGCCTATGAATGATGTTGGTCGTGTAAGTGAGAAAGGCAGGCAAAATGAAGAAGAGAAGCAGGGGGTGGAAGACGATTCAGAAAATGTCTTAGACAAAGGCAGAGCGGGTTTCACCTCACAGGAAGATGATCCCTCCTTGGAGCGCAAAATCAGAGGCTACTTCCAAAACATAGACTTGGGTCTCCAAGACAATGAGATCCTGCCTCCTCTGAAGGGCTACAAAGCGTACAACACTCAGCTGGCTCGGGCCGGGAAAAAGCAGCACTGGCAGGACAACATGTCCCGCAACAGACCTGTCAAGGGGGGCAACTTCATGGACGACTTTGAAGATGAAGGGGAGGAACTGGAGGAGGAAGTTGAGGCCGAAGAGGAGAGCCTCTCGCATATGGAAGAGGAGGTGAGGGCACGTGCCGAGAAGCAGGAGGTTCTCcggcagcaggaggaggcagagcgagccagagaggaggagcagaggctgGCGGACATCGCCTCAGACATGCTGCTGCAGTACATGGGGAGGAAGCAGCAGTCCTACATGAAGCCGCGGCAGAAGAGCAGCAACACGGCGGAGGACAAAAGATCAGAGGAGGTCCTGCCCGACAAGGACGACCTGGACCAGCAGATGATTGACAGGCTGATTGAGATAAGCAGCAAGCTGCACTTGCCCGCTGATGATGTGATCGAGATCATCAGTGACgtagaggagaagaagaagaaaaggaaagagttGCAGCAGCAGCCGATCAGCAGTAATCCGGTCACTCCACGGTTCAGACCTCTGGTACCTCCTCCTCTGGCTGCCCCACCTATTTACCACTACACAGCCTCAAAAAACCCCAAGAAAGCTCCTTATAAGTACAACAAATCCAACAAGAAATGGCACAAGGATAAAGTCAAGTCATACAAGCAGGACTACTGGTATAAGCCTCAGAAGCAGCTTGACTACTGGTATAAACCCCAGAAGCAGTTTTTAGCCTTCCCCTCCTATCCATACTACCAAAAGCCATATCGAGCCTACTACCCTGTTTACTTCCCATATCCTAAGCCACAGTATTATGGCAAGCCTCCTCCCTCCAGAGACCAGCCCTTCAGCCCCCAGGAACTTGATCTCCAGGCCCCAAGACGCAGGCACAGGGGCGGGGGTAAGAATCGTGGCCAAGGATGGAGGCAGCAGCCACCACCTCGCCTGCCTCTCACCCCGTATATCTCTAACTATATCCTTCCTCACCCACGGACCTACCAACCTCTGCCCCCTCCCAAACCGGTGATCACACCCAGGAGGGGCAGGCGACCCCCGTACTTCTACCCGCAAGCCACACAGGGAGACGACTACGAAGAGGACGGACTGGTGCCCCAGCTGGACagtgaggaggagctggaaaacTTTATCGAGAGGATCTACATGAAGCGCAGAATGTACTGA